The Phoenix dactylifera cultivar Barhee BC4 chromosome 9, palm_55x_up_171113_PBpolish2nd_filt_p, whole genome shotgun sequence genome window below encodes:
- the LOC103701525 gene encoding LOB domain-containing protein 25-like, with protein MDSRLRARPDLPCAACRTLHRKCSHDCMLAPYFPADEPEKFASVHKVFGASNVIKLLLMVEEGRREDAVKSMVYEAYARLRDPVYGCTTAISYLQKCVEDLRGQLRTTREKVLESQEQRDRLLRVLMDDPYLKPTHLPAGGMVCGSGGSFMLDNMIHDGHCGTFAESWPMI; from the exons ATGGATTCCAGGCTTCGTGCCCGCCCGGATCTGCCATGCGCCGCCTGCCGGACGCTTCACCGGAAGTGCAGTCATGACTGCATGTTGGCTCCCTACTTCCCGGCCGACGAGCCCGAGAAGTTTGCGAGCGTCCACAAGGTGTTTGGAGCCAGCAATGTGATCAAACTGCTTCTA ATGGTGGAGGAAGGAAGACGAGAGGATGCAGTAAAAAGTATGGTGTACGAAGCCTATGCAAGGCTTCGAGACCCTGTCTATGGATGCACCACTGCCATCTCCTACTTGCAGAAGTGCGTGGAAGATCTTAGGGGGCAGCTGAGAACAACCAGAGAGAAAGTCCTCGAGTCACAGGAACAAAGAGATCGACTGTTGAGAGTTCTCATGGACGACCCCTACCTAAAGCCAACCCATCTTCCTGCTGGCGGCATGGTGTGCGGCAGTGGCGGCAGCTTCATGCTCGACAACATGATCCATGATGGCCATTGCGGAACTTTCGCGGAGAGCTGGCCAATGATATGA